A single Trypanosoma brucei gambiense DAL972 chromosome 9, complete sequence DNA region contains:
- a CDS encoding 60S ribosomal protein L10, putative: MARRPARCYRFCKNKPYPKSRFCRGVPDPRIRTFDIGKRRAPVDEFPVCVHVVSRELEQISSEALEAARIQANKYMVKRANKECFHMRIRAHPFHVLRINKMLSCAGADRLQTGMRQSYGKPNGTCARVRIGQILLSMRTKDTYVPQALESLRRAKMKFPGRQIIVISKYWGFTNILRNEYEELRDAGKLQQRGLHVKLITPKGKITPYNIMA, encoded by the coding sequence ATGGCTCGCCGTCCCGCACGTTGCTACCGCTTCTGCAAGAACAAACCGTATCCTAAGTCACGCTTCTGTCGTGGTGTACCGGACCCGAGGATTCGCACCTTCGACATTGGTAAGCGCCGTGCGCCAGTGGATGAGTTCCCCGTGTGTGTCCATGTTGTGTCCCGTGAACTAGAGCAAATCTCATCTGAGGCATTGGAAGCTGCCCGTATTCAGGCTAACAAGTATATGGTGAAGCGTGCCAACAAGGAATGTTTCCACATGCGTATCCGCGCCCATCCGTTCCACGTACTTCGCATCAACAAAATGCTTTCGTGTGCTGGCGCCGATCGTCTGCAGACGGGCATGCGGCAGTCGTACGGCAAACCGAATGGGACCTGCGCCCGCGTGCGGATTGGTCAGATCCTCTTGTCTATGAGGACAAAGGACACATACGTCCCACAGGCACTGGAGTCTCTTCGCCGTGCTAAGATGAAGTTCCCTGGTAGGCAAATCATTGTGATATCGAAATATTGGGGCTTCACAAACATCCTCCGAAATGAGTACGAGGAGTTACGTGACGCAGGGAAGTTGCAACAACGCGGCCTCCACGTGAAGCTGATCACACCAAAGGGTAAGATCACCCCATACAACATCATGGCCTAA
- a CDS encoding adenylate kinase, putative has product MTSTEKPKVFFVLGGPGSGKGTVCARLVEEFGYTHFSAGDLLRQASRDKTTEVAQKISQILVEGGIVPSELTVALLKNALNTHPSPRGYVIDGFPRKMDQMFMFEEDIVPAKAILFFDCTEETMEARLIGRASSGSGRDDDNIETIRRRFRTNAEQCVPVVEHYKKQGRLYTVDGNRSREEVYADVKKIFLKEGEELLKK; this is encoded by the coding sequence ATGACATCCACCGAGAAGCCGAAggtattttttgttcttggTGGCCCAGGATCGGGAAAGGGTACAGTTTGTGCCCGTCTCGTTGAAGAGTTTGGTTATACGCACTTCAGCGCGGGGGATCTCCTTCGTCAGGCAAGTCGAGACAAAACAACTGAGGTTGCACAGAAAATATCTCAAATTCTCGTGGAGGGTGGCATTGTGCCGTCCGAGCTGACAGTTGCGCTGTTGAAAAATGCCCTCAATACTCACCCCAGTCCCCGTGGTTATGTCATTGACGGATTCCCACGCAAAATGGATCagatgtttatgtttgagGAAGACATTGTGCCCGCTAAGgccattcttttcttcgacTGTACGGAGGAAACAATGGAGGCGCGTTTGATCGGCCGTGCGTCGTCTGGTTCTGGGCGTGACGACGACAATATCGAAACGATACGTCGCCGCTTCCGGACGAATGCTGAGCAGTGCGTACCGGTGGTGGAACATTATAAAAAGCAAGGGCGTTTATACACTGTTGACGGTAACCGCAGTCGGGAGGAAGTGTATGCTGATGtcaagaaaatatttttgaaggagggggaggaactACTGAAGAAATGA
- a CDS encoding T. brucei spp.-specific protein — protein MVRNEHILLQPYATVLDTTVYKVSCRPRHYCQGQKTIGTKGCSTSRKPRRGSVLNGSGLHMVRAHEEGEVNPYSIGTGGRESAESVNIREVAAGRRSVRPLLSSSYGAEQQRHPIPLAQDIPPSSALLLNNSVHETEKFSTNLEPRQQEGDEVLFLPPFLRATARFLNVPTAPPDTPPTEQCDNFYPRAASMFGAPRSGVGSSLCNNDSENCPEWASRAGPSDPICSAKPAKAGLHATLADGTDGNMRPKGGSTRMVRFAPQTRPPSSSLRVNGDSNVSHPLPTVVDEGANARREAAVERTDALLVTETKPAGSATERWDMVYTFGVPGVCCGLPHCSLCPQSLRPSLQPVE, from the coding sequence ATGGTCCGAAATGAACATATACTTCTACAACCATACGCGACGGTCCTCGACACAACAGTGTACAAGGTTTCCTGCCGGCCTCGGCATTATTGTCAGGGGCAAAAAACAATTGGGACGAAAGGTTGCAGCACTTCTCGAAAACCTCGACGTGGGAGCGTTTTGAATGGTTCGGGACTCCATATGGTGCGAGCACACGAGGAAGGCGAAGTAAACCCTTACAGCATCGGAACAGGTGGCAGGGAAAGCGCGGAATCTGTCAACATCCGAGAGGTGGCCGCCGGTCGTCGGTCAGTACGGCCTCTCCTGTCAAGCAGTTATGGAGCGGAGCAACAGAGGCACCCGATCCCACTGGCTCAGGATATTCCCCCGTCTTCAGCGCTGCTGCTGAACAACTCCGTTCATGAGACTGAAAAGTTCTCTACGAATCTGGAGCCGCGGCAGCAGGAGGGTGACGAAGtacttttcctccccccatTCCTGAGAGCAACCGCCAGATTTCTAAATGTCCCAACTGCACCCCCTGATACACCACCGACAGAGCAGTGCGATAATTTTTATCCCCGTGCTGCATCGATGTTCGGGGCCCCTCGTTCCGGCGTAGGTTCATCTTTGTGCAACAACGATTCAGAGAATTGTCCTGAATGGGCGTCGAGGGCAGGGCCTAGTGACCCGATATGTAGTGCAAAGCCAGCGAAAGCAGGGCTTCATGCCACTTTGGCGGATGGCACGGATGGAAATATGAGACCAAAGGGCGGCTCTACCAGGATGGTGAGGTTTGCACCACAAACGCGACCGCCATCTTCTTCTTTAAGAGTTAATGGGGACTCAAACGTGAGTCACCCACTTCCTACCGTTGTGGATGAAGGTGCGAATGCGCGGAGAGAAGCAGCGGTGGAACGCACCGATGCCCTCCTCGTCACTGAAACGAAGCCGGCGGGGTCGGCAACAGAGCGTTGGGACATGGTCTATACGTTTGGTGTGCCCGGTGTCTGTTGCGGCCTTCCGCACTGTTCTTTGTGCCCTCAGTCATTAAGGCCGTCTTTGCAACCTGTGGAGTAG
- a CDS encoding chloride channel protein, putative, with protein sequence MYTSMSIQGVVDEFWTAANPYSQCLEPTTEEEAERQARFESIDYYKPYPTMYMNHLRGGSVRARAPSSRNRYATTDPAHAAAVTVETPLTPGEEHLKNGVESNSVQGACETPPEQTFDAVTTRKSHDRNEALRWVLHVFIAVTVGVVAIIVSYSVELIQDHREHLLVRLMNKGGFGWCTLALFIDLCTSIWFVMIAAGVVVYFEPGAAGGGIPDVMAYLNGVHVPKVMTLRTFVVKSISCVCGVAGGLPVGLEAPLIHLGAIVGAGVTQGRSRALRCQTSLFQAFRNNKDRRDFITAGAACGVSAAFGAPIGGLLFVMEEVSSFWDHSASGQIFLATMVCFSIISIFRSVIEDQRLLGWVSNAVSVLFEVNLSIPLNVYSIAPSFFLGIVCGLFAALFTKVNIVLIKYRRRCMRQSSIRRFLEPVVAITLYSLLSYFFAMLSGCAPFQDMEDRGDVLVWGTENTTSLFTATCSENNTFSPLATLVLGSERDTIRHLFSRQTIWQYHPVQLLVLLLLYTIFACWSNGMAISGGLVVPSLVIGAALGRLFGLFVCFVGMGNIGVERGYMASLAWMDPGLFALIGAGAFLAGITRMTMSICVIMMELSSELHYLLPTMVAIIIAKAVAGLIAEPLYHQVLQLDSVPYLRACLMRPEFEQLTAADVMTSRVISLRQREKTSVVMQALQTTTHHAFPVVEAVRKRGAAVKGGEGVAPLPQLEEEMTELDNDDYTSYKFVGLVTREDLRIYLSLPQLSKLPAAPGESRERNGTSSRQPTAGVVEVNNVSWREWIAHKSSLFLANGGSNWLEPASPVLESEDECRSGSAFVSSTERSSEYSQINDACFPPVLDISLIVNRSPWVIPPFFNLEMVYQTFRMMGLRHMVVVDGDTVVGIITRKDLLVRVLDRRFEELQRGPFTNGNCHDRVAQQHGQATVTAINSCP encoded by the coding sequence ATGTATACCAGCATGTCCATCCAAGGCGTAGTTGATGAATTCTGGACCGCTGCGAACCCCTACTCACAATGCTTGGAGCCTAccactgaagaggaagcggaaCGACAGGCGCGCTTTGAGTCCATTGATTACTATAAACCGTACCCCACTATGTATATGAACCATCTTCGCGGAGGGTCTGTCAGGGCCCGCGCCCCATCTTCACGTAACAGATACGCCACGACAGATCCTGCTCATGCCGCCGCGGTAACAGTAGAAACCCCACTGACACCAGGAGAAGAACATCTGAAGAATGGTGTGGAATCCAATTCAGTGCAGGGCGCGTGTGAAACGCCCCCCGAGCAGACATTTGATGCTGTTACAACGCGCAAATCTCATGATCGCAACGAGGCGTTGAGGTGGGTTCTACACGTCTTCATTGCAGTTACCGTCGGCGTTGTAGCCATCATTGTCTCTTACTCAGTCGAGCTGATACAGGACCACCGTGAGCATCTGCTGGTGAGGTTGATGAACAAGGGTGGTTTCGGCTGGTGCACACTGGCTCTCTTTATTGACCTTTGCACATCGATTTGGTTTGTTATGATTGCGGCAGGTGTTGTGGTTTATTTCGAGCCGGGCGCTGCAGGTGGTGGTATACCCGACGTGATGGCATACCTGAACGGCGTACACGTACCGAAAGTGATGACCCTTCGCACCTTTGTGGTAAAGAGCATATCGTGTGTGTGCGGTGTTGCTGGTGGACTTCCCGTTGGTCTTGAGGCGCCGCTCATTCACCTCGGAGCGATCGTTGGTGCCGGCGTGACTCAAGGGAGGAGCCGTGCGCTGCGCTGCCAAACAAGTCTTTTCCAGGCATTTCGAAACAACAAGGATCGAAGGGATTTTATCACGGCGGGCGCTGCTTGCGGTGTGAGCGCTGCGTTTGGAGCACCTATTGGTGGACTTCTCTTTGTGATGGAAGAAGTGTCGAGTTTCTGGGATCACAGTGCGAGCGGGCAAATATTTCTCGCCACGATGGTATGCTTCTCTATCATCAGTATCTTCCGCTCGGTTATCGAAGACCAAAGGCTTCTGGGATGGGTCTCTAACGCCGTATCTGTTTTATTCGAAGTCAATTTAAGCATTCCACTCAATGTGTATTCAATTGCACCATCGTTTTTCCTTGGCATCGTCTGTGGTTTGTTTGCGGCACTCTTCACCAAGGTGAACATTGTGCTGATTAAGTACCGTCGAAGATGTATGCGTCAATCATCGATTCGACGGTTTCTCGAACCAGTCGTTGCAATAACACTGTACAGCTTATTATCGTATTTCTTCGCCATGTTATCGGGCTGCGCACCGTTCCAGGATATGGAAGACAGGGGTGACGTATTGGTGTGGGGCACCGAGAACACCACGAGTCTCTTTACGGCAACATGTAGCGAAAATAACACCTTTTCACCCCTCGCGACACTTGTCCTTGGGAGCGAAAGGGACACTATCCGGCACCTTTTTTCTCGTCAGACAATATGGCAGTATCACCCGGTACAGCTTTtagtgttgctgctgctttacACTATATTTGCCTGTTGGTCAAACGGGATGGCTATATCAGGTGGCTTGGTGGTTCCGAGCCTTGTCATTGGCGCCGCGTTGGGGCGGCTTTTTGGGTTGTTCGTGTGTTTCGTCGGGATGGGGAACATCGGCGTGGAGCGCGGTTACATGGCGTCACTCGCATGGATGGATCCTGGTCTGTTTGCGCTGATCGGTGCCGGGGCGTTTCTGGCCGGCATCACGCGCATGACAATGTCCATATGTGTGATTATGATGGAGCTTTCATCTGAGTTACATTACCTACTTCCCACCATGGTTGCGATCATCATCGCCAAGGCGGTAGCTGGCCTCATAGCGGAACCACTCTACCACCAGGTATTACAGCTTGATTCAGTTCCGTATTTGAGGGCATGCTTGATGCGGCCGGAATTCGAGCAATTGACGGCTGCTGATGTAATGACGTCACGTGTGATAAGTTTGCGTcaaagggagaaaacgtCTGTTGTTATGCAAGCCCTGCAGACGACAACTCATCACGCTTTCCCTGTGGTGGAAGctgtgaggaagaggggagcCGCAGTGAAGGGAGGTGAGGGAGTAGCGCCTCTGCCTCAGCTAGAGGAAGAAATGACTGAGTTGGACAATGATGATTACACGAGCTATAAGTTTGTGGGCTTGGTCACACGGGAAGACCTACGGATATATCTTTCACTTCCGCAATTGAGCAAATTGCCGGCTGCGCCTGGGGAATCACGTGAGCGCAACGGCACATCCTCTAGGCAACCCACAGCGGGAGTTGTGGAGGTAAACAACGTGTCGTGGAGAGAGTGGATAGCACACAAATCATCGCTCTTCCTCGCCAACGGAGGATCCAACTGGCTAGAGCCAGCTTCCCCCGTATTGGAGAGCGAAGATGAATGCCGAAGTGGCAGCGCTTTTGTGAGCTCAACTGAGAGGAGTTCTGAGTACTCTCAGATTAACGATGCCTGTTTTCCACCAGTTCTTGACATTTCGCTAATTGTCAACCGTAGTCCGTGGGTgattccccccttttttaaccTGGAGATGGTCTATCAAACATTTCGCATGATGGGACTGCGGCACATGGTGGTTGTAGACGGAGATACCGTGGTAGGTATAATAACGCGGAAGGATCTTCTCGTTAGGGTTCTGGATCGACGGTTTGAGGAGCTACAACGTGGTCCTTTCACTAACGGCAACTGTCACGACAGGGTTGCACAACAGCACGGACAAGCAACCGTCACTGCGATCAACTCTTGTCCTTAA
- a CDS encoding cytochrome c oxidase assembly factor, putative — protein sequence MRRVSGNVLCGSASHWRAELMPTVLCAPHRLGSGARTSVDDEKEIEKDREALRKYSVFAGMTVLCAATLWYGSEKAKKRYFGSQGSARVSVETRGRPALGGPFVLVNTDGEPVSQAEFLGSWAFFYFGFTHCPEICPVELNRMSKVIDAVRTKRPNQKIVPLFVSCDPRRDSLEAIAEYLSVFHESFVGLVGTPKQVSDACKSYRIYYSLPSEEAAEQNDYLIDHSIAIFLFDPKGRFVDFFGSRYDENEITERVLGYMDQLERDPEWTNW from the coding sequence ATGCGGCGGGTATCAGGAAATGTTTTGTGCGGCTCTGCGTCCCATTGGAGGGCAGAACTGATGCCGACGGTGTTGTGCGCGCCACATCGCCTCGGCTCAGGTGCACGAACAAGTGTAGACGACGAGAAGGAAATCGAGAAGGACCGGGAGGCCCTTCGTAAGTACTCCGTCTTTGCGGGTATGACCGTATTGTGCGCAGCCACGTTGTGGTACGGGTCTGAGAAAGCGAAGAAACGGTACTTTGGTTCTCAAGGAAGTGCAAGAGTTAGCGTTGAAACGCGAGGGCGCCCGGCCCTCGGTGGGCCGTTTGTTCTTGTGAATACAGATGGCGAACCTGTCTCCCAAGCGGAGTTCTTGGGATCCTGGGCATTCTTTTACTTTGGCTTTACACACTGCCCAGAAATATGCCCTGTTGAATTGAATCGCATGTCTAAAGTTATCGATGCTGTGCGAACGAAGCGCCCTAATCAGAAAATCGTGCCGCTATTCGTTTCTTGTGACCCGAGGCGGGATTCCCTGGAGGCGATTGCAGAATACCTCAGTGTCTTTCATGAGAGCTTTGTTGGACTTGTAGGGACCCCAAAGCAGGTGAGCGATGCCTGCAAATCTTACCGTATTTACTACTCGCTTCCGAGCGAGGAGGCTGCAGAGCAGAATGACTACCTCATTGACCATAGCATCGCCATATTTCTCTTCGACCCTAAGGGCCGGTTTGTGGACTTCTTTGGGAGCCGCTATGACGAGAATGAAATAACCGAGCGTGTCTTGGGTTACATGGATCAGCTGGAACGAGATCCGGAGTGGACAAACTGGTGA
- a CDS encoding fructose-1,6-bisphosphate, cytosolic, putative, whose product MPDYSRVPSTLMQFLMHNQPKGSRGAFTLLMMAIQTSVKVIEMNIRSAGAQGLFGHLNDGRANATGDAQAKLDVVANNAFKAYLMSSASVSFMGSEEDESIVVVSSGQQGDYVVFFDPLDGSSNIDANISIGSVWGIWCLPKGTKVRTTKDALKVLPRLSGRYLVSSGYAMYGTATNLVITTGSGVNGFTLDTTVGEFIHTHPNITLPQSRPIYSVNEGNLRHWDAWFKQYLHHIKNEGEKAYTARYIGSMVADIHRTLLYGGIFCYPGDKKKPGGKLRLMYEAAPMAFLIEQAGGLALTGDGRLLDVVPKEIHQRAPVFMGSRREVELCMSFKQKYNDRGGVQRERSKL is encoded by the coding sequence ATGCCTGACTACAGCCGCGTCCCCTCTACGTTGATGCAGTTCTTAATGCATAACCAACCAAAGGGCAGCCGTGGGGCGTTCACATTACTCATGATGGCGATTCAAACGTCCGTAAAAGTGATTGAGATGAACATCCGCAGCGCAGGTGCGCAAGGTCTCTTTGGTCATCTTAATGATGGACGGGCCAACGCCACGGGTGACGCGCAGGCGAAGTTAGACGTGGTTGCAAATAACGCCTTCAAGGCTTATCTGATGTCCTCTGCCAGCGTGTCTTTCATGGGGAGTGAGGAGGACGAGTCAATTGTGGTAGTCAGTTCCGGACAGCAGGGCGACTACGTTGTATTCTTTGACCCTCTGGACGGCAGCAGTAATATCGACGCAAACATATCTATTGGCTCAGTGTGGGGCATCTGGTGCCTACCGAAGGGAACGAAAGTGCGAACTACAAAAGACGCTCTTAAGGTGCTCCCGCGCCTCTCAGGAAGATACCTCGTTTCCTCAGGTTATGCCATGTACGGTACCGCTACCAACCTTGTTATTACCACTGGCAGTGGTGTAAACGGCTTTACGCTTGACACGACTGTTGGTGAGTTCATCCACACCCATCCAAACATCACACTTCCACAATCACGACCCATTTACAGTGTGAACGAAGGTAACCTCCGTCACTGGGACGCGTGGTTCAAGCAATATTTGCATCATATCAAAaacgaaggagaaaaggcGTACACCGCTCGCTATATTGGTTCTATGGTTGCGGACATCCACCGGACCCTGTTATATGGCGGGATCTTCTGCTACCCGGGGGATAAGAAGAAACCAGGAGGGAAGTTACGGCTCATGTATGAGGCTGCACCCATGGCGTTCCTTATTGAACAAGCAGGTGGCTTGGCGTTGACGGGCGACGGGCGGTTGCTTGATGTCGTTCCGAAGGAAATTCACCAGCGTGCTCCCGTTTTTATGGGTAGCAGGCGTGAAGTGGAGCTGTGTATGTCTTTCAAACAAAAGTACAATGATCGTGGGGGAGTCCAAAGGGAGAGGAGCAAGCTTTAA
- a CDS encoding DRBD4 — translation MYSQPFTQNSLYGAPNMMPYQNMMPPQVSQHGNPGMMQNYGNPGQGRGGFDAQKQPQQLQIGRQMVQRPPRTRNNEIGEVSRVIHMRNITPNVTQLSIQNLVQNFGNIKHIVMLRQMNQALVEMESTKSAQQLVDFFREAGYAEIDGRRVYIRYSNHQELTATQHTSKTLLVSMFNTQYDVSAATSITPMIVYQIFCNYGAVQKIVVLPKNESSQRNHNRVQALVQFDSKATAENVKNILQGQPVTIGETVTFTLDIQFSRMDNIKTSNPAISLVVNEDGVPQPPQPQPPQPPQQQQQQQPQQQPPPPPQQQQMQGNVYPGITQQWS, via the coding sequence ATGTACAGCCAACCTTTTACTCAAAACAGTCTGTACGGCGCTCCTAATATGATGCCCTATCAGAACATGATGCCGCCTCAGGTGTCCCAGCATGGGAACCCTGGAATGATGCAGAACTACGGTAACCCTGGCCAAGGCAGGGGTGGTTTTGACGCTCAAAAGCAACCACAGCAGCTACAGATCGGTCGTCAGATGGTGCAGCGCCCGCCGCGGACTCGCAATAACGAAATAGGGGAGGTGAGCCGTGTCATTCATATGCGTAATATAACGCCCAACGTGACTCAGTTGAGCATACAAAACCTTGTGCAGAATTTTGGAAATATCAAGCACATTGTGATGCTTCGGCAGATGAACCAGGCGCTCGTAGAGATGGAATCCACCAAGAGCGCTCAGCAACTGGTAGATTTTTTCCGAGAGGCCGGGTACGCTGAGATTGACGGCCGCCGTGTATACATTCGGTACAGCAATCACCAGGAGCTCACCGCCACGCAGCACACAAGCAAAACGCTGCTGGTGTCTATGTTCAATACCCAATACGATGTCTCTGCTGCCACGTCTATCACCCCCATGATTGTTTATCAGATCTTCTGCAACTATGGTGCCGTGCAGAAAATTGTCGTCCTACCCAAGAACGAGTCCAGCCAGCGTAACCACAACCGCGTGCAGGCGTTGGTGCAGTTTGACAGTAAGGCGACTGCGGAGAACGTAAAGAACATCCTGCAAGGCCAACCGGTGACCATCGGTGAGACGGTGACCTTTACTCTTGATATTCAGTTCTCGCGGATGGATAACATCAAGACGAGCAACCCCGCCATATCGTTAGTGGTGAACGAGGACGGCGTGCCACAGCCCCCGCAGCCACAACCGCCTCAGCccccacagcagcagcagcagcagcagccgcagcaacagccgccgccgccgccccaacaacagcaaatgcAAGGAAACGTGTATCCTGGCATTACACAGCAGTGGAGTTAA